The Hippocampus zosterae strain Florida chromosome 20, ASM2543408v3, whole genome shotgun sequence nucleotide sequence ACACCACCATTGGATTCAAGGCATACACGTCTTGATATCgtatgcaataaaaacttacGGGACCGTCGAAGTGAAGACCTGTGGATCGGGAGAATTGCAGCAGGGCTTCGCAACGCAAGTCTCCTGCCACAACAAGGGAGAGAGTGTGTGATGAttcgcgattaaaaaaaaaaaaaaacaggatataGAAGGGATGGAGTGTTGaagtgaaacaaaacacacaacatgTTGTTGCACTTTGAATCTAGTTCATATTAACGGTCACTCGAGGACACGCTAATATGAAGTTTTCCACAGAATTGTCCCAAAATAGGTCTTTGCGCATTTTAGGGCGGAGGCGTGGAGAGGATTTCGCACCTCTCTTGAAACTGTTTGGACGGGATTAAGCCAGCACGAGGGTTAGCATCCCCTTCATGCTTGGCTTGCCACCAGGTCGCATCATCTTGGCTCATGATCTGAAGAATGGAGCCCCTTTTGAAGGCGAGTCCGGCCTCCTGACATGGGATGGCTTTGTCGTCTTTTGGGTCGTAGTCAAAGAGCGCCTTCACAAACATCTGAACACAGAAGTGAGAAGAGGAAAgggacaggggaaaaaaatggcttgtTACTCTGCTCAAAGTCTAGACGCAAGCATTCTATtttgtcgagaaaaaaaaaaagagtgcggTCCCGAACCAATCATTGAATAAATGATTGGTTGCTAACTTGCTAAGTTAGCGGGTTATGAATTTAGAGGAGACCTATCGTGCAAGCAAcaatttaaatgttattttcagtcAGTGTACGGCAATAACTTATTTGGCGACAGCCTACCTTTGGCTCTTTGATCAATACATCCTCCTTGACCCCAGGAACCACTTTAAAGGTAATGGCCCCTTGCGACTGAGCCTGAATATTAGAAGAGACAAAATAGCAACAGTGGGTTATGTGACTATCACATATCTAATTGGAGGACTATTGGGCTGGAAAATCTACAAGCACACAGAGTCACTTATGTAAATCCATGCAATCGGTCAAAGCGCTAAGAAAAATGACTGAGCGGGAGGCAAGTGAACAGATATGTCACACATTCCTGGATGAGTGGAAGGAAGCATTTGCCTCACGAATGAGGGATCTTAGTTTGACAAAGGAAATGGAGGGGCCCGAAGACGAGTCGTACCAGAATACGAATAATTTCCTCTGGTTTCTTGTCATCCACAGGGATTCCATTGACCTCCTTCAGCTCATCCCCAACATGAATAAGGCCtgttacaaaaaacaaatcacagtcCACACACTGATATTTGAGTAccttatttgacatttttgaataCTCAAGATTAATTGACATTGACAATTATATTAGCatctttttagcccccaaaaaacttcaGAGAAGTGTTGCCAGTTACCCACACCTAACACAGAGTAATTACAGTGCATCCACAACAtgcatgagtttaaaaaaaaaaaaaaagcatgcttgAGATCCATAAATTCAAGCATGGTTTTTGGTATGTacaagaaaattgaagacttgaaACAAACCACTTCTGTCTGCCGCCCCTCCTTTCATGATTCGGGCCACAAGTATGGCTCCTGTAAAATCATCTTGCTTTATCGTAGCTCCCTAGAAAAGGGGAATTAATATTTAGTTCAAGGGACATCATCTCTCAGCTTTTTTTGCTACTGACTTGGACTAATAAGTAAATTACATTTGTTGAGATAGTTCAATATAAACAGCACCAAGAGGCATACAAATCAACGTATCAATATCTGAAATGGCATTAAAGGAAAAAAGGATGAATGGATAAAGTCAACAACATTACCATGAAAGACCTTTCCTTGGACAGGAAGTCCATTAAAGCATAACACAACATGGCTGCCAACAACGTCTCGTGTCTCGATTTAGTTTAACGGCAAGCACGAGACTTTGTATTCAACAAGGTAAAGGTTTGAAAATGCGATAACGAGTAACTTACCAGAGGCTCCTTGTTTTTAACTAGCCTTATGATCTTGACGGAATCCTCGTCATCGTTGAAGTCTTCGGGCATTGGAGGTAGTTCAGGCTCGTAGCTTTTCTGTGCAACCACATCGTGGACTGACAGAAGGCTCTAGAAGAGGGTGCATGAATAGCACAAGAATACGTACGTCGCAAGAGTAAATGATAACAACTTATgtttgaataattaaaaaaaaaaaaatcctcacctTCAAGTGGGGCTTGGCCAAAAGCTTGAGAAGCTCATTCACTTCTCTTGTAGCTGATTCGCCTTGAAGCTCCTCGGacaactgaaagaaaaaaaggtttcttCCATTTATAGCCTATTGGGCATATACGGTAGATTCAACATGCAActacagtacttcattttattttcctcatccagctggctagctagctagagctGCTCAACAAATGAGGtgaggtgctttttttttggagatgtCTAGACTCGCACTCTCAAGGACATGCACTCAAATAAATCATGCGCTGTATTTGACGTTCAACCGCTTACTTGAGTGCACAGACTTGCAGCGTTGTTTAAGACAGGAGTGGGTTTGCTCTCTTCATAATGCTGCAGCCTTTCATGAATCTGAAATGGCAGTTGGTTTAATTAGTAGGCGGGAATGAAAAGGATGCACAGTGTCCCGTGGCTACACACAATTAAATGGGACGAACAAAAATATCACTTTATGGTTTATTTTTACcctgaacagtgaatggaggcTTTTCTCCTCAAACATGCCCTGGAGAAAGTTGCTCTCCTCTGAGTGGTTGGCATGGGGCTTCA carries:
- the mpp7a gene encoding MAGUK p55 subfamily member 7 isoform X2; the encoded protein is MPALTTGVGHEPGLYELLAALPSKLKPHANHSEESNFLQGMFEEKSLHSLFRIHERLQHYEESKPTPVLNNAASLCTQLSEELQGESATREVNELLKLLAKPHLKSLLSVHDVVAQKSYEPELPPMPEDFNDDEDSVKIIRLVKNKEPLGATIKQDDFTGAILVARIMKGGAADRSGLIHVGDELKEVNGIPVDDKKPEEIIRILAQSQGAITFKVVPGVKEDVLIKEPKMFVKALFDYDPKDDKAIPCQEAGLAFKRGSILQIMSQDDATWWQAKHEGDANPRAGLIPSKQFQERRLALRSPAAILPIHRSSLRRSLGFRRSFRLSRKDKKTNKSMYECKKSAIYDTADVPTYEEVTKYQRQDGAKHRLVILVGPTGVGLNELKRKLLISDPQHFSVTIPHTTRPKKNLENDGVEYHFISKHLFETDIHNNKFIEFGEYKGNYYGTSLDSIRSVLSKNKVCLLDVQPHTLKHLRTAEFKPFVVFVKPPTIERLRLTRINAKVISGKDDKGSAKTFTEDDFQEMLATARTMENQYGHLFEKVIVNDNLSEAFGELRAALKKVELDTQWVPVSWTHS